From the Haladaptatus sp. DJG-WS-42 genome, the window CTCGCGCACCTGCTTTTTGTACTTCTTGAACAGCTTCTTGTGGTCTCTGGCGATGGACGCACCCGTATCTGACATCTCAGTTCCAGCAAAAGCCATGACTTGGCGGATGTTCACCCGGCGGACCATCAGCCCCTCGTCGTAGACGCGCTGGAGGAAGTCCAAATTGTGCTGGTAGGTTTCTTTGGTCTCCCCCTTGAGGCCGTGGAGCAGGTTGATGCCGGGGAGCAGTTTTGGCAACCGAGCAGACGCTTCCTCACCGTGGGTTGGGGCCACAGACGGGTCGTCGCCGGGTCGCCAGCCCGCTTCTTCGTTGACGATTTTGACCGCCTCAAAGCACTGTTCGGCGGAGACGTTCAGGTTGTTTGCTTCTTGGACCACGGGGTCTGCGCTTTCGAGACCGAACGCCGCGGTGTCGCCGGGCGTGTTGTGCTTTGCGATGATGCGGATGCCCTCTCTCGACAGCTCCGGCCACTTCACGACCGTAATCGGGTTCATGTTGTCGAGGTGGAGCGTCCCGAGGTCGGGGGCGACCTCACGGATGCCGCCGTAGAGGTCGCGCAAGGCGTCCGGATTCGGCTTCTCGCCGTCGCCACCGAAGGCAAGGATGTCGGCCTGCCGCCCGATGCGGAAGTGGCGCGCGCCGCGGTTGTAGAGTTCCTCAACTTCGCGTACGACCGACTCAGCCGAGCGGAACGCTGGATTCCCGTATAGGGGTTCTGTACAGAACGAACACCGGTAGGCACAGCCGCGAGAAGTCTCCATCTCACAGATGAGGTACTCGGGGTAGTTTGGATGGTTCTCGATGACGAACGCGCCGTCTGCGGCCCACCGGTCGATTTCCTCGTTCGAGCGCATCCGATCGCCAAAGCCTTCGAGACCGCTTTCGACGAGGTCGTGGGCCGCCGCCTCGATGTCGCCTTTGGCGACGAAGTCGTAATCGAGGTCTTTGCGCTCCATGTCGCTGCCACCCTCGTTCTGTTCGCCGACGCCAAAGCGGATGGGGCCGCCCATGAGCGTCGTGCCCGCCGCCGTCCACGCGAGCCGTTTCACTTCGTCAGGCTCGGCCGGCGTGCCGCCAACGTACTTGCCGGGGACGGTCATCCCGCCCACGTAGATGAGGAGGTCTGCTTCCTCCACGTCCTGCCAGTTCATCATGTCGTCGCGGAGGGCGTCGATGGTGTGGTAGGTGATTTGAGATTCGGGGACGCCAGCGTCTACGAGCGCGCCCGCCGTGTACCGAGGATACGTCGAAATGTACGGCGGCACGCCGAAGTGCGCCGGTTCGTCGACGTAGCCGTCAACGATGGTAACCTGCAGGTCGGCGGGGTCAGTCATTGGGCCTCCTAGCCAGCGGAGCGGTAAAACGGATGCGAAAGCCCGCGCGCTTATACTCGTGGATACACTATCGTCCCCCATGCCAAAGACCGTCGAAGTAGCCTGTACCAACGACGCCTGCGAACTCGACATGTTCGAGCTTCACTACACCTACGATATGCCAGCCAGCACCACTGTCGCGGACTTCGTATGTCCGTACTGCCAACAGGGCGATTCGCTGGAGGAAATCACCGTATGATAAAGGAGCTTGGCAAATCTCTCGGTAACGTCATCGTCGAGAACGTCGGCCGCGCCTCCTCGCGCGTCCAGGAGCGAAAGCCCCTGCCCGTAGACCTCCTCGAAAGCGACGAGGCCTACCTCGCCGTTTTCGACGCCCCCGGTGCGACCCAGAGCGACATCCAGGTCCGCTTTGCAGAAAACGCCATCCACGTCCGCGTCGACCGTTTCCGCGATTTCCACGACGGCTACGAGATGCGCTTTCCCGGCCGCGGGCTCTCGCTTGACGGCAGCGTCACGCTCCCACCGGAAGCCAAAGTGAACACCGACGAAGCGACCGCAACGCTCACGAAAAGCGGCACGCTCGAAGTACGCGTTCCGAAAGAAGGCGAGTCGAACGTCGAAATCGAGACGGAAGCAGAGCGTATCGAACCCGACACCGAGCCGCTCGAACCTGACGACGCCGACGCTGACGAAGCGTAATCAGCTCAACCCTTCGACGATTTCGAACTCTTCGTCGCCGCGGAACCGGCGCGGGTCGAACGCTTGGATTCCTTCCCCACCGAGCACCTGCGTTGCGAGTCGCTCGCCGATTGCAGGGGCGCGCATGAAGCCGTGGCCTTGGAAACCACAGGCGACGTACAGCCCGTCTCGAAGTTCGCCGACGAGCGGGTCAAAGTCCGCTGTTGCCCCGCACATCCCGGCCCACGCCCGGGAGACGGCTGGTTCGAACGCAACGCGCCGCTCGACACGCGCACGATTCGTCTCGACAAATTCCTCGTCGGCGTCTTTCGGGTAGTCATCTGGGTCTCGCTCGAACAGTTCCGTCCCGTCACCGACCAGCAAGCCGCCCTGCCGCGGTCGGAAATAGAACCCCTCCGTCGCGTCGTAGGTCATCGGAATCTCCTCGCTCACAGGCGTCTGGTCGGTGGTAAACGCCTGCACGCGGTAGGGCTTCATCGGAATCGGGATGCCAATCTCCGCGAGTACCTGCTTCGTCTGGACGCCGGTTGCGAGCACCACGGCGTCGAACTCGTGGGTTTCAGTGGGCGTGCGTAGCTTCCCTGATTCGGCAAGTCGAACCGGCATGTTCTCCTCGATGCTGACCCCGACCTCCCGCGCTGCTGCTCCCATTGCTCGGACGTACGTTGCCGGTTCGGTGTAGCCCGCATCGTCACACCGCGCGGCGACGCCGATTCCTGCAGTTTCAAGCGCGGGAAATTCTGCTCGGAGGGCTTCGGGAGAAACCAATGAAACGTCCGCACCGACCGCCTTCATCTGCGTGACCTGTTCGCGCACGCCTTCACAGCGTTCCGTGTCACCTTCGTGGGCGAACCAAACGTAGGGACAACTGGTGAATTCGAAGTCGTCGCGGCTCTCAGAGAGGGCGCGAAATCGTGCGAGTGAGCGGCGACCGTTCGCGGCGTCTACGGCGTGCGGGAACGCCGAGTAGCACACGCCCGCAGCGCGGCCGCTCGACCCGCTCGCAAGTTCGTCGCGTTCGAACAGCGTTACGTCCGCGCCGTCGCAGGCGAGGTCGTGGGCGGCGGTCACGCCAACGGCTCC encodes:
- a CDS encoding FAD-dependent oxidoreductase gives rise to the protein MRLHVAVVGGGAVGVTAAHDLACDGADVTLFERDELASGSSGRAAGVCYSAFPHAVDAANGRRSLARFRALSESRDDFEFTSCPYVWFAHEGDTERCEGVREQVTQMKAVGADVSLVSPEALRAEFPALETAGIGVAARCDDAGYTEPATYVRAMGAAAREVGVSIEENMPVRLAESGKLRTPTETHEFDAVVLATGVQTKQVLAEIGIPIPMKPYRVQAFTTDQTPVSEEIPMTYDATEGFYFRPRQGGLLVGDGTELFERDPDDYPKDADEEFVETNRARVERRVAFEPAVSRAWAGMCGATADFDPLVGELRDGLYVACGFQGHGFMRAPAIGERLATQVLGGEGIQAFDPRRFRGDEEFEIVEGLS
- a CDS encoding Hsp20 family protein — its product is MIKELGKSLGNVIVENVGRASSRVQERKPLPVDLLESDEAYLAVFDAPGATQSDIQVRFAENAIHVRVDRFRDFHDGYEMRFPGRGLSLDGSVTLPPEAKVNTDEATATLTKSGTLEVRVPKEGESNVEIETEAERIEPDTEPLEPDDADADEA
- a CDS encoding radical SAM protein, with protein sequence MTDPADLQVTIVDGYVDEPAHFGVPPYISTYPRYTAGALVDAGVPESQITYHTIDALRDDMMNWQDVEEADLLIYVGGMTVPGKYVGGTPAEPDEVKRLAWTAAGTTLMGGPIRFGVGEQNEGGSDMERKDLDYDFVAKGDIEAAAHDLVESGLEGFGDRMRSNEEIDRWAADGAFVIENHPNYPEYLICEMETSRGCAYRCSFCTEPLYGNPAFRSAESVVREVEELYNRGARHFRIGRQADILAFGGDGEKPNPDALRDLYGGIREVAPDLGTLHLDNMNPITVVKWPELSREGIRIIAKHNTPGDTAAFGLESADPVVQEANNLNVSAEQCFEAVKIVNEEAGWRPGDDPSVAPTHGEEASARLPKLLPGINLLHGLKGETKETYQHNLDFLQRVYDEGLMVRRVNIRQVMAFAGTEMSDTGASIARDHKKLFKKYKKQVREEIDNPMLKRVAPPGTILPDVHLEYHKDGKTFGRQLGTYPLLVAVPGERELGQSVDIAVTDHGYRSISGVCHPLDVNEASMDELMAIPGLGRGRAGDVIVNRPYTSPEELQSQVGADVGPFIDTLLPNHPN